The Sardina pilchardus chromosome 24, fSarPil1.1, whole genome shotgun sequence nucleotide sequence TTGTGACAGTCGCCTGTCACCCCAATGCTCTCAGAAATGTTCTTTTTCCACTGTGAGCATTGCCTATACAGAGTATTCATACGCTATGAATTACCATCCTACTAGGCGTCCGCTATAGCTTCAATCAGACAGACGTAGGCTACCACTGTCAATAGTTTGTGcttggagagcagagagaccgATGTcgcgttttttctttttttgtccctTTCCTTCGATAAGGTAGCAGCTCGATATGTTTGTCATCCGGAGTCTTAGTGACATCGTTGCGTCTCACCCAGTCCCTTGTGCTCACAAATATGCCTATAATCTGTCAATACCGCTCAGGTTTACGTGCAGTCGCCGAGTAAAAGACATGCACTCCCATGGGAGCTTCCATTTCAACGCAGCTTAATGACCGCCAATCGTTTGCGGATGCGCGTGTCAAGTCATAGGATAGCCTGCTCTGGGCCCTCATTACCAGCAGCCATCTAATCATTCCGTAGATTCATTTATGAAGGCGCAGCACAACACTTGCACGCAAGTGTCTTGTTGATAGATCAGTTTGGGCACTTTGTTGGACTTCGGTTTTTAGCCTACTAAATTGGTCACTAGTTACGCTACATTAGGCCTACGCCTCCGACAGATCCAATGTGAGGTAGATACTGAAAAGCAATCGACAATGGCCTCGAATCACCATCTGAAATCAACTACACGACCACACATTCCTTATCCCCTAAAACTCAGGATCTGGGGCATCCGGAAGAACTTGAAAGACAGAAAACACTGCTCTATTTCATAGCAACAAACAGACGTTTAATTTAGACACTGACCCGTAATCTTTGGTTAAAGCAATTCATAGGATTTAACAAAGATAAAAGTATTTTCCTCTCCGACTGATAAAACTCAGTGTTATGTTACAATGAAGCCTTACGCAACAGGCATTATCAccctaccacaaaaaaacagtcaaaagGCGGACCTGAACAGTGTACACAGTGATCgacaaacacaacagcaactGCACGCTCAGCCAGCATTGGTATAAATGTACAAGTATCTATTCCCATATGATACATGTCTTCCATGATTGTTCTTCTTCTCTACAATAACTTATGTCACATCAGGGAGGAAGCGTTCTACCTCCTCGTGCTGATTATCATGCGTCTGCGATGGGCTTCTGAGAACGGACAAATGCACGTGAACCTCAACTGGAGGATACAGGAGAGGGTGTGgatggggtagagagagacTTTTCCGATCCATCATCGCCTTTTCCTGGGCTGCTCCCGGTGTTGGATGGGGATTTCGGGAGCATGCCCTCTTTCTCGCGCTTCTTCTGCTTCATGCGCCGATTCTGGAACCAGATCTTCACCTGGGTCTCGTTCAGCTGGAGCGCAGCGGCGATCTCCACTCTCCTCGCGCGGGTGAGGTACTTGTTGAAGTGGAACTCCTTCTCGAGCTCCGTCAGCTGTTTGGTGGTGAAGTTTGTGCGGACGGTATTGGGCTGGCCACTGAAGCCAAACTCCCCTGCTTTCCCTAAGAACACACGGACAGAGAAagatagcgagagagaaagtggtTGATGGTTATGTACCCGGAGTCTAAAGACATTGTCTTGAGCATGTTTTAGATTTAAAAGGGATTATTGGGGTGCTGTATAGAAGTATGCAagatttaaagaacccttaggggttcctttgatggacccttcaaaataGTTTAAAGAAtaatttaggggtgccataaatgaagcatgcaatatCATAGTTTTTTGGTTCTACATAGCACATTCTATTCCACTAGATTAAATGTCGCGTTAGCAGTGCGCTCACCTGTCTTCGGTGGATTCCGTTTCACTCTCATCCAGTCAAATGTCTGGGCGTTGAAAGCGCTATCCGTCAGTGATGGGCAAAAAGCATCGTGGTGGCTCGTGTTCAGAGGCGACAAGGCGTTCGAGCAGCCTGCAGTCAGGAGGGCAAGGCTGGGCTGCTCTGGTCCGTGGCCGCACGACGTGTGAGCAGCGAACTGGAGTGGTCCGTGCAGATGCGCGCTGCCACCGCTGTAACCTTGCCGGTGCGTGAGGTGGGAGTGATGCTGCACCACTGACGAAGATATGTTCCCGGAGTAAACGATGGGCGCGCACTGTGCCAGACCAACCGCCGTGTCTACTTCCTGATTCAGCGCGTAATGGTTGTAACTTGAGCAAAAGCCCTGCGTGCCATAGCCCGCGTGCGCGCCATACGCAATGCTCAACGAGCTACCGGGAGACTGATAGGACCCAGGTTGTTGTACGTGAGACACAGGTCCCGTGTCCGGAGATGTTCTACCTGCAAGGAAGCGATCTTCCCCGACACAATTACTCACCGCCACAGCACAGGATTGGAAAGTTGTAATTCCGTGATCCGCGTGGAACGTTCTCACGGAGCACGCGCCACCGGCATCTCCTCCACTCATCACTGAATAATCTAAGAACGTGCTCATAGTGGCATGGCATGAATGACACACTGACCGTCGAGTGGACCCAACTCTAATTAATGTCTGGCCACTTGTGCGAGGTCGCACTAAGTCAACGTCCGCTCTTGTTAATCAGATAATGTTGGACAGAGACCTCACAGGGATGATATGAATAAAATGTGACAGTCACGTGGGTCAGGTCAACCAGTGAGTGGCCGGCACCGGTGCTCCCCTTGACTGGACTGTGGGTGACAGAATGTCGTTAACACGGTATTTAAATTCTGGCCGTTCATCAATCACGTGTATGGCCTCGACAATGTTGGTTGAGCAAATGGCAAgccgatcacacacacacacacacacacacactaggcgaCAGAGGATGCGGTGGACACAGGGAGATCTAAGCAGTCAGACGACTGAGGACAGTTAGGGCAAATACAGCAGATGCATGGAGCCTTCAGGTATGGAGTTTTATACTACATGGATAACTGATTACATGACAGCACAGTGATTCGACAAATCCATAATGGTTTGTGAAGAGCTATGTACAGAAGGTTCTCTTTTCTAACTGGCACTGTCTTGACATACTTGCAGTCATGCTGCGCACAGGTGTCTACGCCTCTGAATTTATGAGAAGTTATTATGGTTTTGTGTGTCCTCTCAAAACCTCATACAGAATGGATAGTTGATCTAAAGAGATGTATTTCTTGGGAATTTGTGACTGCAGAGATGTATTTAATTGCTCTTAGAATGCAGcttgtgtaggctatatgtgtggttgtgcttaGCCTACTTGCGCGCGTAGCGTGTGGCAGATAAAATAAGTGAAATGCTTATTCTAGTCTCATTGCTTCGTGTGAATGCGGTGAAAGGATACGCCTGCATGTGTAGACTAGGGTAGATTGGATACTCTACTGTCGCATTAAAACTGGTTCAGCCAGCATAGGATCATCATGCTTCCTTTAATTATACTGAATAAAATAACCCATCGACCGAATATAATGCCAGTGTCCATCATAGCCCTATCGACTTGTCACAGCATGGGTCACATATATGGTTCATATGGTTCAtggatgtttgtttttaataagTATTTTAAACATCATAGTAATATATTTTGTAGCATTGCCCCATTATTCTAGGATGGGAGAGGACACAATGCGCTACCTCGAACACTTGTCCATCTTGATATGGCGCCTCCTGGCGTCTCCATTTATATATCCTACGTCGCTGCGCTCTGCAACATGTCCCtcaataaaatcaataaaactGCATTTAGATGAGCGTGAAGTTGGACACAGCCTGATTCGGTTAAAGTGCGACCTATCCATAGTCTTATGAAATATTGTCGGAAAATAGTCATTTGAGTTAGGCTACTATCAACCCTATCCGGACCGTTGCCACAATAGCCTTACATTCATCTAATGGGCTATGACACTGTGTGAACATCAAATCGCATCGAATTTCACTCATGTAGTGtttttgaactttgaacttttgAACCAACACTTACAGACTGCAACAAATTATTGATTATTGAACAGAAAGCAGAGATAGCCTTATAGCCTTTATTTGATGGCAGATTAGaataaaaacagtaaaaaaaaaacgagcttGCTTAAGTAAGCCTCCATTGGCAGTGATATTTCCAAATGGTTTGTTGGGTTTGAGCTCATATCAATATTGATGGTTGTAGGCTATTGGTTTAGTAAAAGTAGGCATATAAGCTGCAAACCCTCGGTGTGACTGAAGCTTTACTGGTTATTCGGTTATTGTAGCCGTAAGAGACAGCCGTTGAAGAACGAGTTCAAGTTTAAGTTAAACAAAGTAATTGTCCTTTAGGTTAGGTATAAGACCCAGTCTATCCGTAGGTCAAACAATTTGGACCCGTCTCTTAGCTGACCTGTTGCCTTTCAAGTGTTGATATCCAAAATATTTTGACCAAAATAAGTTGGGCTTCAAAAGTCGTGTCTATTTAGGTATGAGTGTTGCATGTAGGCCTGGACTTACTCGTGCTCGAATGTTTGCAATCTTAATTTCTTAACTGTTCAACCAACAACAAAATACGGGCTAGCAGGCTGGTTAACACACGACAGCAATTGGATTGAGATCATAGGCTTATAAATGTCATAATATTCGACAAAATAAAGGCATATTGTAAGGTTGTTCCATTGCTGTCTAAAAGAGGTTAGTTGTGCACAGGTGAagtggagcaaaaaaaaaacattgactaTCTCGAAGGAGGTTAGAGGCAAGCAATAGCGTCGCAGATTAAACTGATTTGTGGCGTGTACATTTTACACAACTGTGACAGGGTTCCGGCAATGTCTTAATTTCAAAAGAAAACGAGCGCAGTTGCAAGAAGTTGCCATCGTTTCTCGGAGAAAAGTATGGTTGAACTGAGATTCGTAATTTCCCCTTCAATTTTACAATCTCGTCGACTTGGGAACCAAATGCCCACTGACCTGCCATTTGTTGAAAACGCATGCGTATTCctctgaaaaaaaatagaatgagTGGCTTCTTGTTGTTGAAGACCGTCATATGCTAATACAGTTCACCAAGGCCTTCCAGACTGAACTTGAAAATATTCCTTCCACTACAACATTTATTGATTACGCACCAGGGAGAACTACTAGCGTAACGCCTTCTTCTGGTCAAAAGTGGCACATTTTGCCCGCCAGGTGGCACCTTCCAGTGCCTGGAAACCTGTGCGTCACCAGCAGGCCGTACTGTGCAACTCACGTTTATGACTCTCAACTTCTGTTTGGCAAGGAATCTCAGCTGGTATATTTGTCTGGCTAATCATGTTACGGCACTACAGCTTTCTGATCTGATTCTTAACGGCAGCGCAGCATCCTGAACAAACAGACGAATTAAACATGAAGGGTTGACAGATTCATTAAAATATGAAGGGCAGTCACTGATTTTACTGATTTTAGTGGTTCATGTGTTGTAAATTCATTTGTATGTAGCATAATCGAGTGGTTTCACCCATCTTGAAGCACAGGACAAAGAGCtcggattctctctctctcacacacacacacacacacacacacacacacacacacagacacacacacacacacacacacacacacacacacacacacacacacacacacacacgcacacacacacgcacgttcaAGCTCCATAGAAAAGCAAGTCTGGACAAGAGAAACATGACTGCCAGCAAAGGGTCCAGGGTTTaggctgtgtgtgcgtactgacATGGATGTCACTCTATATAGGTCACGTTTAtccatgtctgtgtttgctaCCGGGAACTTGTCCAAAGATTTTGCTGATCGCGCCATAGGTGGTGAAGCCCATCCGGTATTATTTATTATCcagagttatttatttaataatatGCCGATATGACACGCATCTCCACCCACAACATTCTCCTCAGCTATGTGAGGGTATGTTTTCCGAGGCGGCCAGGGGCAAGAGTGTGCTAGTTTCTTGCCGCTTCAGCTCTGCTATGCCAAACAACGAGACCTTGAAAGCTATACACGATCAATCTTCCCAAAGGTCTGACAGCTCGGCATCCACCGAGCATAACCTTCCAATTCAGTCAGGGTAGCACGAGCATTGTGAGAAACTACTAAGAGAGTCCACTGCTATAGAGAGCATGCATTTAGAAATATCACTTTATTGGAAATAGGCGTTGAATTAAGCAAAATGATGGTGAGTGGTTCGTGTTTTTTAATGTTTCACCAGCTTCTGAAACGATTTTGCACGACTAGACGAGGATTTATTTGCGTTAGAcattgttggtgtttttttttgttttgttttaatgttgtttGACTAACCATTTAATTGGAGTTTTCACATGGGATAACATAGGTGGCACATACAGTTCTACGCAGGCTACTCTATTATCATGAAAACAAATGCGTAAAATGCATAAAGGGATat carries:
- the hoxa1a gene encoding homeobox protein Hox-A1a; protein product: MSTFLDYSVMSGGDAGGACSVRTFHADHGITTFQSCAVAVSNCVGEDRFLAGRTSPDTGPVSHVQQPGSYQSPGSSLSIAYGAHAGYGTQGFCSSYNHYALNQEVDTAVGLAQCAPIVYSGNISSSVVQHHSHLTHRQGYSGGSAHLHGPLQFAAHTSCGHGPEQPSLALLTAGCSNALSPLNTSHHDAFCPSLTDSAFNAQTFDWMRVKRNPPKTGKAGEFGFSGQPNTVRTNFTTKQLTELEKEFHFNKYLTRARRVEIAAALQLNETQVKIWFQNRRMKQKKREKEGMLPKSPSNTGSSPGKGDDGSEKSLSTPSTPSPVSSS